Within Xiphophorus hellerii strain 12219 chromosome 10, Xiphophorus_hellerii-4.1, whole genome shotgun sequence, the genomic segment GACACTGTTTGGACCGtttctctttcctgttctgGTTTAGCCGCCATCTTGTATCAGCTGGCTGCGGTTAAACAcgaccagcggcgccctctgctggatggccaCCAAGCTACAACACTAACAGAAACTTTAACAGATGTCATTAATCGATTGGAactcattttaatctaataaaccatttattgacatttaatCATAAGctgattaattgtttgcatccctACTGGTGGTTCACATGGCAATGTGAAAGGTCAGTAAAGTCGCTCACCTGTCCTACGACTGGTTTTTGGCAGGCTGAGCAGTTTCCCTTGGAGGACGTCTGAACTCCTTGTCGGCTCAGGTCTGATTGGAGGAGTCCCAGCATGCTGTCCAGTGAGCCTCCAGGTGTGGGCTGGGCTGGAGCGGCGGACTGCTGCGGCGGGGTGGCGGGCCGCTGCGGTGCGGTGACCACTTGGCTGACAGGCGGAGTTGGCTGGTAGAAGGCAAAGAACAATCGTCTTTAAGGGTGACAGtcttacattttcagctgatgcggttcgctttcacactgtgTCTAACAAtccaaactctttgaaaaaacCTATTCCCCTCCTCACCAGTGGTGGCACTGTGCCAAAAAAGACTGAAGggaatgacacaaaaacctcagtaCAAGACACTGAACATAACTTCCTTCTTcccaaaatgtaaacaaaaatggagtagcgtcagattttagcgattGTAGGAtttccttcttctcttcttGAGTCATTTTTTTGGCTAGCGCTAGACTCACACGTTTGTTTTAGTTAtaattacccagaatgccctgcgctgtagtccatttcctgcttttggagcagtctctggtCCGCATGGCGTTCACATGTGTATTCAAACCGCACtagagttaatttttttctttgattatgCATTCAGATATCCCCAAGCAAACCAGacttctagacaaacaaactacagtttgattaaagcaaatGAAATAAAGCTGGTGTGAATTCACCCTTAAGTCTGGTCTGTGaagctgaactctgacctcagATTGAAGGAGACACTCTAAAACAGATCCTTAACCTTCATCCTCAGAAAACCACGGATGTTTGGAAAAGTGCAGGAATCTTCCTGTAAACATCTGGGCTTTGTTTATATCTCACAGCTGGAtccaaaactgttttaaaatgatgcaaataaGTTCCTACCTCATCTAAAAAGGAATATCTACCAGCTATCGATCGACTGTTTCAGCTAAAAACGGTTTTAGTTTTCTAATTTCCTTTATGTTCCCTGAAGTCTGTAACTTACCGTCGTCTGGACTCTGAAGTCAGACAGTGAAGCCATCAGTTTGTCCAACTCCATGGTGGCTGAAGTCGCTGAAGGCTTAGAAGAGCTggaacaaaaagacaaatcGTCACGTTAGGTCGGATCTAGAAGAGCCTGAGGATTACGGATTCTCTATATGCAGCTTCTGCAGGTGAAAttcaaacatcaaacagaaTTTAGAAGTGAAGTGGATTTTtgtctagcaaatttttgacttgtCCTCTTTTTTCTAtagaatttctgagattaatctcaaaatttatgtgtttttctagcaaatttatgatttttggaactcgagattttcttttttctacaaaaagtttgactcagaaattttcttgttttgctaGAAAATTTtatagattaatctcaaaatgttttttttcctagcaaatgtttgatttttgtagctcagaaatgttcttgtttttacttgaaaattgcttaAATTAATCttgaaatttgagttttttggcagaaacgtattcctattttttttctatctgcaaCAGGCCTAATGGAAACTGTTTGGATGCTTCTGATTTGTAACAAGGACTGTGAtctaaaatcatttttgttccCCAGCACCAGGCCGCATGGTGGCCACTTGGTAGCaccttgaatattttctttaaattatagTACTTCAGAAGGAAATAAGTATTAAAAACTGCCTgcattacattatttttacagaaatataaaacatcGTATTAATGTTCTGACTGGATCTATGtgcgtttaaaaaaaattaacatttgctTTACATGGATTACATGTTCTCTTATCTTtccaattttgaaaataaagcttAGAAAACGTAAAAGATTTATTGGATGAGGATGGTGGTGTTGCGTCTGTGTTTCTTGATCTGAAAAAAGCTTTTGAcactttaaatcataaaatattataCATATTATTACCAGATTACCTTTCACCTTCTCTGCCATTATCACCCGGTGTTCTCCCAGGCTCCATTCAGGGACTGCTGGTATTTTCTCTATACATAAATGGCCTCCATTCAGTTCATCCTaatgtatttattcaaatgtaCGCAGATGATACTGTCATTTATACCCTAAGACAAATGATTCAAGCCAATGAGCTTACACAGTCTGTGGCTAATCAATCGGATTGGTTAAAACTCAACGTAAACAAAACTGTTGGAATGTTTTTCTCCAAATCAAAACTTCCAAATCATGAAGCAGAAATTTATCtggctggagaaaaaaaatacaggttgggaacaaatttaaatgtctttctaTCATAATGGACTCAAAACTTAGTTTAAATCTCAAAttataaaaagtttgaatttgagTTAAATTTAGTATTTCAAATTTTAGTTTCATAAGGCCACATTTATACTACAGGCTTCTAAAATGTTTATGCATGCATGTATTTTATCACatataaacaacattttaatgtgacaCTAAAGTTAAAGTTTGTGAAGCTATTTGTGTATTAAATGTGTTGTGCTTATGCAGatttatcaaattaatttgtaattcagcacatttttgtttgtgtgttttaaaaaaggaaccttctaaataattttgttacTGTCTTTCTATATTGGATCGAATAGACCGATACTGGAAAAAAGTGGATAGAtgcatttctatttaaaaaagttttaaaaagttgtaaatttgACTTACTGAAACTTGTAGATACTCTGGTTTGATGCTCATGGTACAAATTTCAAAACAATTAATATATATTCATTAAATGAGACCTGGAGGAGGTTGAGGTCTTATCCTTGATCCTGTCCCTCTCATCTTTCTTAGAAGCAGGAAACTGGGCCAAGATCTCATCTGCACACAAAATTACACACTCAAGTTAAAGTATAGACCCGTTGCAGAGTAACGTCACGTGCTCTAGATCCCACCGCCATCTCTCTGCTGCAGGCTGACGATGACTACCTTTGGTTTTAGCTGCTAAATTGTCAATATAAGgtgctaaatcttaaatgtatgcctgatatataaaagaaaaatgaatgcaGTGCTTTGTTACTAACTGTCAACActacaactagataacaaggtcaggaaaaagtttaattaagaaaaaagaaggaaatagctcagttatgctagcttgactatgacaatcttaacatgtagatgtgatgtGGAATTCGATGTGCTTTGGTTCagttacaaaattaaaaaaaaggtgacTTAAACacctaaaaatataaaactatcgcaaactgaatgttctgttctttgtgtggaaaatgtttgagtgttttttggtgttgaatcctgaaacataaagtggcgttgttgtcagttgctatgacaacaagtTTGTGTGTAGCAAAGCCGAcacagaaagtgagaaaaaaagcgGTTTTGAGTTACTCTCTAATGGTTTTTCTGCGTTATTCTTGTATTTGCTGTAGCGCACTGCACTAAACGAATAATTCTCTAGGTTTAATTTTGTTAACAGGATTGTTCTACCGCAGCAGCGTAGAGTTGGATGGCAAGtaaaagaatcgtctttttgccctccgGCGTTGTGCGCATGCATACATTTCCAGACTTAAACAATAACTTGCAAGAGGTCTATATCTGAACAGCTGAAACTTGAGGTAAACCCATGGAAATGCACTCACAGACCTGTGATGTTAAACTGGGTGGCGTTGAGCTCCTGCAGCAGATGATCCAGCTCATTCAGACCGCCGCCCAGCAGCGAGGAGGAGAAGGCAGGCGGAGGGTCTGCTGAGCGCGGAGAGCGCGGTTTGCACACGGTGCTGCGGGGCAGAGGAGGCATGACATTACTGCTGTCAGTGAATTATTCTTTCagtaaattgacttttttatctgtatgctccagttaacagttaatcaattactaaattaattatttcaataatagatAACTGAATCACGATTAATGGGATTCAGCCCAAATTTGTTCTTGGTTAAAATCCATCCGTCCTGGATCCCCAGTGTTATTGCTGTGTGCTGTGTTGAATTATGATCAGAGGTGAGATTCTTCTCCACTGCAGACCGGACCGACCTGTATAATTTGTCCGGGTTGGAGTTGGTTGAAGACTTCATTGCTGCAGAAACAGTCTGAGAGACAAAACAGACGATTAGTGAAGGTGAGGAAATTACACAATAtgacatgaaaataaatctCTCAGTGCCAACCTGCTGCGGCGTGTAGGCGGGCGGCGGCGGTCGAGCCTGCGCCGAGTCGTGGGAGTTGGCATTGGAATTCTGtggagggtcagaggtcagcaagACGGGACACCGAGGAAGAGGAGAGCTGGTGTTCTCCAAATCTGCAAGAAGGGCATCTGGAAGGAAGGAGGCGGGCATCCAAATGTTAATTTCTAGGAGAAGAAAtctaattttgagattaatgcCCCCCCCCCGAGacaaaattttcaaaattttgaaatttctgagtttcaaaagtcaaaaatatttgttcacaAAAATTTCTggtttaatctcaaaatttctcattttcttcttggaaattttcaacttttcaaactcagaaatttacagttttccctagaaattctgaaattaaccttaaattttctgatttttttctagtatatttttgtttttagaaaatttttaaaaatcttattttttctaaaaaaataaataaattctgagaTTCTAAAAGTTTCTAGCATATTTTTGACTTTCCAAACTTGaacatttctatgtttttttttctcaaaaggtTCTGAAGTTAATTCTGAaaattttggcagaaatttcctttttttcaatCTCCAAAGTCCCTAATACGCCATCATAATTTATTGCTCTTACTTACTGTCTAACATCATAATTCTAtattttggataattttttATGGTGCTCAGAGTGgaaaaaagttaagaaaagACATGCAacataaatgtgaataaaaatatgcaagagcCTGGtgcaacacaaacatgcacagaCAGCTACgtaccaaaaacaacaatacgAGGACTGAGAGGGTAGCAAGGCGGCTCAGACAGTCCTGAGGAGAGACAGACAGCCAGCGTGaccaaaacagcagcagaaagtcAGAGCAAACACAACACACAGCTCAGCCGCAGGACAGGATAATCTGCTGTAGCTCAGGGCGGGAATCCGTCTTCATGCTGACATTACTGGGACAGACATTCATATCTGAGGCATGCCAGGGTGCAGAGGAAGCAGGGGAGGAAGAGTGCCTGGCTGCTGATATCCAAACACCAGCCAGCCGCCCCCACACTCTCACTCACATGCTGACTGCCAGAAACaaagctagttagctagctagcagcTGCACAGCACCTTTGTAGCTTAAAGGTGACCTAATATGCTTCTTCCAAGAGATTGGGatagacaaaacaaaacttgttcattacattttttttcacaaaatcatcCTTCAGTAATGAGATCTCAGTCTGCTCAGTTCAGTCTAGTTTGAGCTACGTTCAtgatgagctgttttagggggtcctgtcactttaaatccaaataagctgctgctgaccatgccccccaactcaacgtttacacttagacgtgaaaatgactgcaaactACGAAGGcaattgtagatagaaaaacgGAGGATTGAATttatgctaaaaaataaaaacattttctataaaaaaaaaaacaatggaatttctgagtttcaaaattaaaaatttgctagaagaaaatctgaaatttttagatcaacaacaaaacacttgtcttttccagcagtcattgtacagcgcatacagcagtaaaatcCAGCTGCACAAATGTTCTGGAACTCGGCTTGGGCTGCTAGGTAACGAGCTGGGcttcgctggggttgctaggtaacggagcAGTGTCTGTCGAATGTTACTTTTTGaaacagacacagaaaacatggaCAGGAAAACGACTcagtaaatctttttttcagcGCTTGTATGGAGAGCCATTTcagccaaaattaaataaataaatatatagagtttgctctgtttttagaagcagaatGTGAATTTAGCATAATAGGTCTAACCTGATTTGACCTGACTTTTATCGCAATTCTTTAGTAGAGTTTGATTTGAGTTATTTTAGTCTACTAAAATTACAATGAAGTAGCTGCAAAGAGCAAAATGCAACAGAAGTGTTcatattctgtttattttactgtattttcactCTTAACTTGATTTGGCTTTAAGCTACAAAAccctgaaaatgtaatttttgacGCTAATGccaatattatataaaattttatataatatgttaaatattttatttctactttgcTTATTAATTGGACTATAATTTAGGTCACACACTAAATAGGTCTcaaatattgaaagaaattagattactggatttaaaacaacttaaaaaataaaagaagaaatatcaAATTTTGGTTATAATATAAGACTTGCAATCCTAAAACTTAGACATATCTGTTTCCAAGAAACAATTTATACATAATTCAGGTTTTTAATTAGTAATGCAGACCATCTGCTGTAAAACTGAGCTTAAACAAGGGGCTCTATAGTCTGTGAGCATCAATAATTCAACTCTGTTTATTAGTTTTGACAAAATACTGTTAACCCTTAACTGGCAGTTTCCCATTCATTGGAACAAATCTAGTTTGTTTGAATACTCTGCCTTTTTTGCCACTACTTAAAGGATTAAACTTTTCACTTTCAATATTCTAATCTTCTGAGCTGTATTTACATCTGTGCACAGACAACAAAGTACCCATTAAAATTGGGTTTAATTTCACCAAACAGCAGTTTTGGCGGATGCGATTTTTCCTGCATTACCGCATTGTGAGGTGCCAAGGATTATAAATCCCTGCCTGAATCGCAGCATTAAAACAGATGTCTGCCCTCATTTCAAGTCAGCAAGTTGTCACTGATCATATCGATCAAAAACAAGGGAACGTCGTCCAAAAGCACAGATGACAAGCTTCAATGAATTTgatttagtttatgttttatgttaatTGAAAATGAGTTACAGTGCAAATGGAATCGGATATCTATTATGTCACCTCTTTATGAGGCAGAAACTCTCGTACtttaacattaaataataacCATCACTTTAGTCCGTACATCTTCACTTTTCCagatttctaaaattaaatggGAATAATATAAATGTTGGAAATCAGAAAGTCAACGCCACACtgtaaaattgtatttactttgacattagcggaatatttgaagtttttcttACCCACTTTTTGCGCTACTGGTTTTGAACCACGCATGAACTCTTGACAATATCTGCGTTTCCATTTCCCATGTAATTGTGCAACTTAATATTAcggaaataaatttgcttaaaggaaaaacacgaatttttaaaaaatatgtttttcaatacAAGGTTTCTGTGCTAAATAGATGTATTTTGTATAACTGCAATGGAGACACTTTTTCGGATCACACAAGTAACGTGattactactggcaaaaacaacaaaaacacaacaacaagaAGTAGTTGGAAGATCATGGCATTGCAATAATAAAGAGGTCTTCAAATTTCTTAGAACTTTACTTCAACTAAACTCCtattttaatgcatatttattCATAATGAACCAAAGCAGCTGAAATTACAAACTTGTTTGAAAACTATTCCAGTGAAATGTTGTTATCTATATTTTGTGGTGGATATAAGACATTAACGGtatccttctttttttaaagaattagatgtaaataataaatgacaaacttttttaaagatttaatctCATTTAGCCTTCATAGCCAGAGCTGAACCCCAGTTTTACACCATAAATCATGTTAGCTGCCATTTCGCTGGCGAATTTAAATACACTAATATCCCATTCATAACATACAAATAATAATGTGTTGAACTTACTTGTGAAAAGTTATCACCCAAGCCCTCAAGTCAATAGTCCGTcgatttgaacaaaaaaatatccCCGCAGTGCTGCTGTTTTGGACCGCTGCTGTTTTggaccgctccaagatggcggcggtgtttctcttcctttttcttatGTCTACGTGATGGGGCAGCATGTCTTTAATTACTTATCTAGCGAACAAGCTTATTcgcgtgtgattttaattttgtttctcatttaatagaaacaccgcaattgcggAATTAtgtctttttgcttttacatttgcgaaatatttacaaagttttcagCTAGCAGAGGCACTTCCGGTGGACATCGGAAAAGCCACTAGTCGCTGCCACGACCGCGACTTGAGCTCCCTTTGTctcaaagttttgcgcacatatTTCTTtagaatgtaataaatatgttcaGGAAAGAGAAGTGTTACTTGGAGATTTaagtaggaataaaaataaatgagataTTAGGGAATTGTTTCAGAGATCATCTTTGTTTTagcagtattttttgttttctaagaaGAACGGGCATTATGGGGAGATTATAATAGGTCTGATCCATACTCCAATctggaaggtggcggtaatgcacctataagttgtttgccaaccgccataaaaataataaaaagaagttttgcgcacatttgtaatggaaccGCAACTACGTCTTGCTTACCAACCTTTTGCGCCACTGGTTTTGAACCACGTTTGAACTCTTGTGACATTTTCTGCGTGAATCAGATATGAGACACGAATGACGTGAACGTATCCCGCCTCGGTTCAGCCCTGCGGTCACCTTCTCACCCGGATGATTCACACTTGTGGTATGGCCATGTGTTGGGAGGCTAGTGCACAGTCTACATGCCTGCTGGGTTCTTGCCatttctcaaacacacacacacacacacacgcgtaTACGAACTGCACATATAAGGAGTTGGGCTTCTCTTAATGGGAATTATGACCATATTTAGTTCTGCCTGCTGACTTGTTTGTCTTGGCCAAAGAGACCCTCTAACAAGTGGTCTCACTCCCTGAAAGTTTTACAAAAGCGGCGTAAACTGAGACAAACACCAACCCGGTCGCCCGAGTAATCCTGCCTCTGCGAGTGCAATCCGATCCAGATGTGCCCAGATGTTCTACATCTTGCCATTCACCCCCTCCTGTTGCTTGCGAAGCAAAAGTGCCCGATGACTTCacatgaaaaaagcaaaaagcaaatgGCGAATGGGCGGCAGAGAGAAAAACCTTCTCCTTTTTCCTCGAACTGTGTGGCTTGCTGAAATGGAAGAGTTGCTCTGGGCTATTTCTAACACAGAAAGATGTCTCCCTAAACAcgttttcaagaaaaaacatcaataacTAGAAATAAAAGATCCCTTTATGATTTTAAACAGAGcaactctgtgtttttcctctccatCCACAGCTTATCAGGGGCAATGCATGGAGAGGACGGTTGCGgatcatttaaaatctaatttacaaagaCTTTATTGAATTAGCAGGCCGTGCATGAAAAACTCAGTAGCGGTCAGACAGATGTGGAGTAATTTATTGGGCTCACGTTGTGTGTGGCTTTCAGAGCTTTGACTCTTCCACAGGTTGTCACGTTGCAACCATGAACTGAAATGTGTTTCAGCAGGATTCTCGCATCTTACAGGTAAAAATGCgaaaatgtttgttagagaacaaaccggaacacagcagacaggtcagaggGAAAGTTGTGCAGAAGTTTAAAACAGGTTTCGGTtccaaaaacaatatttcattaTCTGATCATGAAAAGAggattaatcagagaagcagccaccagtggtaactctggaggagctgcagagatgctCAGCTTGGGTACAGGAAGCCAACAGATCAATGTTTAATTGTGCACTACTCCACAGATGCATGTAATGATAATTTTAGTAACCGATTAATCAagtattctgatgattaatcaaatatttttgatgataagcgaatatttttgacaatcaatcaattattCTGCTGATTGATTGGATGAAAAATTCAGTTAACCACATTAATACaatagaaattaattaaaactaattaattctgatgattaatcaaatattttgatgattaatcaaatattttgatgattaatctgattttaaaaattcagttaACCACTTAGCTGTATTTCTTTTGCAATAGGAATACaatcaaataagaaaataaaccaattaattaagttaattttttttaagtaagaacAAATGTTCTTGcctaaaacataataaaaacattctttggTGTCCACTTGATCAATCAAGGACGACATGTTCAACCCTTTCTGCTTGATTTGACATCCATACAATATAGGGCTAATCTGTTGATTAATTTTTTGAATAACTGACAAattattaaatagaaaaaagtgCTTAATAGGACATTTTTTGTTATACTtatacagaatttgaaccagatgaagctaaacctgccacttgaggagttcaggaaaatatttactgacaaataaggttttattttaatcttaaatgtaaaatgtatacattttttgtacAGGTTTGTCTCatttactgctctgaatatgttgttctttcagaaaaagGCCATTTTTACTGTATACTCCAATTAAATCTAATATATTcacgattaattgtgattaatcacacTGGGGCTTCAGCCttagttattttagtttattaaaattACCATAAGGCAACTTTAAAGAGCAAAATGCAACTGAAGtgttagtttattttactgtatttctcctcccaaaacaactttaacaattaatcgattactaaaatagttgacaatcatttcaataatcgatttaTCAcgattaattcaattaattgatTCAGCCCTAGTTTGATCTGAGTTATTTTAGTCTATTAAAATTACCATAAGGCAACTCTAAAGagcaaaatgcaacaaaagtgttcataatctgttattttattgtatttttactcttaaaaCAACAAGTTTGTCTTTTGGCATATGGTGTTTAGCTATCCTGCCAAAAGTGTATCCTTATTTTAGGGTTGTATGGTGATGAGTTTACAAATGTGAGGTCGTAAGATATCGTgctaagatgtttattttatggaaaactTCATATCGTCAACACTTGTGTGATGTACCACTGATGTATGGCTGTATAATTgctctgtaaaaataataaaagtgtaagttctaaaaaaaccccaacaactttaacgattaatcgattattaaattagtagacgattatttgaataattaatcacaattaatcaattaatcgtttcagtcctacATGATAAATCTAGACTttatggaggaggaggaaagtcATAACAAGTCATATTTGCTGTGAAGATGTGAGAtgcactaaaataaaatgttttgacctacaaacaaaaagctgtttgtGGAGGAAACAGTTAAAATCCACCCAAAccataaaacatggtggtggcggcTTCGTTATGTGGTGGGTAAAATGGATCTAAGTGACTACAGCGtaataactgaaaaaataaaatggcttaatttccaaataaaaatacaaaaaattggGAAGgtgtctgaaaagtgtggcatgcatttgcattcagcctCATCTACGAAAACTTGAGACTTAATCAAAAAGTCAGTCTACAGATGTTTAACTCATTGGGCTAAACGCACAATTTTCCTCCAGCGTCACAGTTAAACTAACAGTGAAGAAGTTGGAGGGGAATAAATTCTGATGGAGAACATTTTGCCTGCCTTTCTACTGAAATGGGTTATTTTTAAGCCTCCTGCATGTCTGCACTCTGACTGCCAGGATCAACAGAGGCCAAATTTCCTCTGTTTGGGCAGACCGCCCCTTCCCACAGATTCCCCTCAAGATATCCCAGTTACAACCAAACGAAGATCTGCTACTACAGTACTCACCCAAATCCTCCATGATCGGATCACAGCCAGCTGCTTTTCGCTCTAAAACCAGAACATTTATGGCTGATGGTCGCGCTTTTGTCTCCCTCGGTCCTGAATAACTTCTTGGACACCGTTATCCGCTAAGAGAAGCAgcaagaagaggaggaggaggaagagggagggcGTCCCGTTTCTTTTTTCCAACTCTCTTCCTGTCCAATGCCTACCAGCAGACTTTCAGACCGGAGGAGGCGTAGTTAAATAAATGTGGTTACAAACCCGCATTCCCCCTCCGGCGCACGCAAGAAAGACGTAATCCTGGACATTCCCGGTCCATATTTGGGATAGAAAACTACGGATTGAGAGGAAGCGGCGGGATGGACCACTGCTGCGACCAAGCGTTATTACTGAAGCTACTGCGTCCTTCACAAGCAgcatcctttaaaaaaaataaaaaatccacgTTAGTGTAAAAAAACCTTCTGctctgtgaaaataaataaaatctgatatcaaaatgtatttatttacggttctgaaaatgtaattagtGACGTTTTACTGCCTTCTGTGGGAGCGCAGGGagtggtttccatggcaaccggCTGAAAACTATTGTTCTGCCAttgtggataaaaataaataaatgaataaaaggaggtggtaatttaaaaaaaacaactgagaagttttgatattaatctcagaaattttctagaaaaaaagtgaaaatttctAAGCTTGAAAAGTGCTACAAAAAAACCGTGTTATATatacagtgctaccaactgcgccactgtgcgtggcgcagttggtagcactgttgccttgcagcaagaagggcTTTGACtttgaccgggaatcgaaccgggccggttctccctgtgcatgcgtgggttctctccgggttctccggcttcctcccacagtccaaaaacatgactgttaggtaaattggaCTCTCTAAAattctctgtttgttt encodes:
- the LOC116727495 gene encoding transforming growth factor beta-1-induced transcript 1 protein isoform X1, whose product is MEDLGLSEPPCYPLSPRIVVFDALLADLENTSSPLPRCPVLLTSDPPQNSNANSHDSAQARPPPPAYTPQQTVSAAMKSSTNSNPDKLYSTVCKPRSPRSADPPPAFSSSLLGGGLNELDHLLQELNATQFNITDEILAQFPASKKDERDRIKDKTSTSSSSSKPSATSATMELDKLMASLSDFRVQTTPTPPVSQVVTAPQRPATPPQQSAAPAQPTPGGSLDSMLGLLQSDLSRQGVQTSSKGNCSACQKPVVGQVVTALGKVWHPEHFVCTQCETELGSRNFFEKDGRPYCESDYFTLFSPHCANCSKPILNKMVTALDKNWHPECFCCVKCSRTFGDEGFHDRDGQQYCQQCFLTLFASRCQGCSEPILENYISALNSLWHPQCFVCRECYSPFVNGSFFEHEGKPLCEAHYHQSRGSMCQACQQPILGRCVTAMGAKFHPHHLVCQFCMKPLSKGCFKEQENKPYCHPCFIKLFG
- the LOC116727495 gene encoding transforming growth factor beta-1-induced transcript 1 protein isoform X2 gives rise to the protein MEDLDALLADLENTSSPLPRCPVLLTSDPPQNSNANSHDSAQARPPPPAYTPQQTVSAAMKSSTNSNPDKLYSTVCKPRSPRSADPPPAFSSSLLGGGLNELDHLLQELNATQFNITDEILAQFPASKKDERDRIKDKTSTSSSSSKPSATSATMELDKLMASLSDFRVQTTPTPPVSQVVTAPQRPATPPQQSAAPAQPTPGGSLDSMLGLLQSDLSRQGVQTSSKGNCSACQKPVVGQVVTALGKVWHPEHFVCTQCETELGSRNFFEKDGRPYCESDYFTLFSPHCANCSKPILNKMVTALDKNWHPECFCCVKCSRTFGDEGFHDRDGQQYCQQCFLTLFASRCQGCSEPILENYISALNSLWHPQCFVCRECYSPFVNGSFFEHEGKPLCEAHYHQSRGSMCQACQQPILGRCVTAMGAKFHPHHLVCQFCMKPLSKGCFKEQENKPYCHPCFIKLFG